The Balaenoptera acutorostrata chromosome 11, mBalAcu1.1, whole genome shotgun sequence genome segment ttccttctgctcttACAGTTTCCTTCCTTGTGTACACATACCGAAGGCTCAGGAAACGGTTCTTCAGGCAGGACCAGAAGAACGTAAGGGGTGGGGTCCAGGCCAGGGGGGCAGGGGTGTGGTGGTTGGTTCTGTCCTTTgcttgttcacacagctcctctgGGACCACCATGGCccacagggagggaggcagctTGAGACCACCCCCTCACCTTCCAGTCCTCTCCTGGCCTTGCCCTCTCGGCTGTCCGCTAGGATGGGATGGGGAAATCCAGGGGATATATGCCATGCCCGCCTTAGTGTCCTCCCCACGCCTCCACCGTTAACAGGCTGATCCAGGAGGGGTGGGAGCTGACCTCAGCAATCCTCTCCCAGAGGGAGGGACCTGACTCTGACGCGCCATGATTGGGTGGAATGGTGCTGGGAAGGGCTTCCTCCACTTTTCGGCTCACTACTCAGGAGCCCTAGAAAATGGAGAAGGGACTAAGAGAGAGGGACAGGAACACCCACTCTAGGACGCTGGGGGACTCCCAGGGTGTGAGGCTGGGGATTTTCTGAAAGTTTATTCTGCCCCTACCTGATTCCAGAGAGCCAGCAGCGCCCTCTGCTGACTCGGGGAAGGGGTGGAACGGAGTTGGAGCGAGAGGAAGGGAGTGGGCTCTGGGTGGACGATGCAGGCCTCTTGAAGACCATCTTGTCACCTCGACTCAGCTCTGCCGCCCGGCCGGGCGCTCAGAGAGTAACTTCGGGCCGCTCATCCCTCCTTTGGCTCTCACACGTCTCCTCCGCTTCCCTGAGCCAGAGAGAACCTGGCGGCGCCGGGTCCCGCTCTCCTACCCCGAGGTAGCACCCTTCTGGCGGCGCCAGAAGGGCGCCAGGCACCCCGAGGTCCTGCCCTGGGCGTCCTCTCTTTGCGGGGGTGGGCGCTGTCTTACGGGTAGGGGCCACGTGGCCTCGACCGGGCTGGGGGCTCGGCCTTCCCCACGCGGGCTGGGTGACTCAGGCCGCAGCTGTTCCCGCGTCACATGAGGGAGGCTGGGGCCACTcggcgggggagggggctgtgGCTGGAGCCGGGGCGGGGCCGTGCGCCGGGCGGGGCCAGAGCCGGGGGGCGCAGCTAGAGAGCCCCTGAACCGCGGCGGGAGAGCAGCGCACAGCCTCGGGGAGCCAAGGTGAGGCCGCGGGGCTCGCGCCGGTTTCcgcgtggggtggggaggggctcgCCCCGGGCCTCCGAAGAGCCGCCGCGCTCCCCGCCGCTCCCGAGGCCCTTGCAACTTTGCAAAGTTCCGGAggcccggggcgggggggcgcCGGCCGCACTTCTGTTTGGCGGTGGTTAGAACCCAGGGGAAAGGGCCTGGGGGGTCGGGCTGGGGCTGAGGACTGTTTTTCGTGACTagttgggtggggaggggttgtTTAACGCCTGGGGGCTGGAGGGCCGAGGGTGGGCGTCCGGCCCCGGCCCCTGCGGGCGCCCTGGGTTGGGTCCCAGGCCGCGGAGGCGGCGGGGCGGGGTCCGGGCTGGGCGGCGGGCGCCCCCGCCCCTCTCCTGCGGGGAGAAGAGGGGGCTGGGAGACGTGGATCTGACCGCGGGTTTCCGGGTGGGAGGGGCCGGGAATGGGGGCCCCGCAGGGAAGGTCTCGAGGGCCGGCAGGGAGCTCGGAAGCCGAGATCCCCCCTCGACCGGTTCTGATCCCCCTGCCGTCCCCTCTGCCCCAGGCCAGGCAGCCATGGCGGTGGAAGGAGGAATGAAATGTGTCAAGTTCTTGCTCTACGTTCTTCTGTTGGCCTTTTGCGTGAGTGGGGAGCGGGGACGGTGAGGGCGCGCTGGCAGGGTGCGGGGAGACCTGGCTCCGGAGTGGTGAGGGCTGAGGGGCCAGGAATGAAGGCAGCTGGGGACCAGATGTGGAAGGAAAGCCCGGGGAACGACCGAGGCCAGCGCGGCCgtcctctcctcctccagcttTTAGGAACCTCTGAGGCTGGTTTGGACCGACAATGGCCGGCCACCCTCCCCGTAACCCCTCCGGGCCCTTCCTGTCTGGTGACCCAATCTCTTGTGATATGGGGCAGTGGGGCAACCAGCCAACCGCCTGATGCTATCGCCACCCTCCTCTCACCCCCTCCACTCCCTCATTCCTCGCCATTCCCTCATCACCCCTCCCCGCTGCTTGGGGTGGGTAAGGGCTCTGCCCACCTCAATTGCTCCcgtcctgggctcctggctggAGAGGCTACTGTTTGTCCAGGAGGGGGCAGGCTACTTTTACCCCCTTTTcctcctgccttctcctccctGGCCTAGTTGGCCTGAGGAACCCTAGTCACAGCTGATGAGGATGTGGTGGGCATTGGAGGATAGTGAGAGAGCAGTTCTGGGAGCCCTAGAGGCCCATAGGAAGAGGCTCAAAGGAAGCACTACTCTTTGTTAGGATTATGTGCCTTGGGGTCAAGGCTTTCTGGGaacttctctttttgcttttggtgAGGAGCTGCTTGAAGGAAGGCGTGGTTCCTCCTGACTGCCTTCTCCCAGAGAGCCTTGAACAATTTCCCAGCCCTCACTGTGGGGCAAGGATGCGTCCTCCTTGTCCCCCGTAGTCAAAAGTTTCCTGGAGCTGTGAGAATCGGTCTCTCTGGCGCGGGGTTCCGCCTGTGTCCTGGGTGCACCCGCCACCCTCCACCGTGGAGGGCTGATGGGTTGTGGGTCTTCTGAATCCTgacctgccctcctcccaggccTTTGCAGTGGGGCTGATCGCCGTGGGCATAGGGGCCCAGCTCGTCCTGAATCAGACCATCACCCCGGGGGCCACCCCTGGCTCCCTGTTGCCCGTGGTCATCATCGCAGTGGGTGCCTTCCTCTTCCTGGTGGCCTTCGTGGGCTGCTGTGGAGCCTGCAAGGAGAACTACTGTCTTATGATCACGGTGAGTGGGTGCGGGCCAGCCTGGGTGCCTGGGACTGCGGAAGGGCATTTCTCTGGAGGGGGCTTGtcggggtgggtgggtgagggaAACCTTGGTGAATGTTCCCGAGACCAGCAGGCCCCTCTCACCCAGACTCCAAACGTGACTCCCGTCCTTTGCATCTGCAGTTTGCCATCTTCCTGTCCCTTATCATGCTGGTGGAGGTGGCTGCAGCCATTGCTGGCTATGTGTTTAGAGACAAAGTAAGCAGGGAGTAAGGGGAGGGCCTTGCCTCAGAGGTCTGGATACTCTGGGACCCAGGTGCCCTGAATTCTGGCCTCAACAGTGCTCCTCCCTACTCCCAGGTGATATCAGAATTTAATAAGGATTTCCGGCAGCAGATGCAGAATTATCCCAAAAACAACCACACAGCATTGGTCCTGGACAGGATGCAGGAAGACGTGAGTGGGGTTGCTGGGAGCAGGGGTAATGGGGGAGGGAGATTCTCATCTCCATGTTGAAGATGGAGGTTCACCTAACAGCCTTTCCCCCCATATCTTTCCGCAGTTTAAGTGCTGCGGGGCGGCTAActacacagactgggagaag includes the following:
- the CD63 gene encoding CD63 antigen, yielding MAVEGGMKCVKFLLYVLLLAFCAFAVGLIAVGIGAQLVLNQTITPGATPGSLLPVVIIAVGAFLFLVAFVGCCGACKENYCLMITFAIFLSLIMLVEVAAAIAGYVFRDKVISEFNKDFRQQMQNYPKNNHTALVLDRMQEDFKCCGAANYTDWEKILIVTKRVPDSCCVNVTQGCGINFNVKDIHTEGCVDKIGVWLRSKMLVVAAAALGIAFVEVLGIIFACCLVKSIRSGYEVM